In a single window of the Renibacterium salmoninarum ATCC 33209 genome:
- a CDS encoding SDR family oxidoreductase — METINVRGKTLLITGAAMGMGRLYADLAAQDGASDVILWDINGELLAKAVNEISGPKVHVYTVDVSSLDAIRTTAARVLSDVGAPDVLINNAGIVRGKYFWDHDHDADIELTMRINALAPMHITRAFLPTMMASPGQKRIVTIASGAGLVSNPKMSLYAASKWAAVGWSDSLRIELAKTGHRNIKVTTVCPTYISTGMFAGVKSILLTPLLSPEDVVNKVWHALKVGKPYLIMPWTTPTGKGTQGHPAGARLGRFSG, encoded by the coding sequence ATGGAGACTATCAATGTACGCGGAAAGACGTTGCTCATCACCGGCGCGGCCATGGGAATGGGGCGGCTCTACGCGGATCTTGCTGCGCAAGATGGTGCCAGTGATGTGATTTTGTGGGATATCAATGGCGAATTGCTAGCCAAAGCAGTCAACGAGATCTCCGGGCCAAAAGTCCATGTCTACACCGTAGATGTCAGTTCACTCGATGCGATTCGAACGACGGCAGCCCGGGTGCTTTCCGACGTCGGCGCTCCCGACGTTTTGATCAATAATGCTGGCATTGTGCGCGGTAAATATTTTTGGGATCACGATCACGACGCCGATATTGAGCTCACCATGCGAATAAATGCTCTAGCACCAATGCACATCACCAGGGCGTTTTTGCCAACGATGATGGCGTCTCCTGGCCAAAAGCGCATAGTAACCATCGCCTCGGGGGCCGGACTGGTATCGAATCCCAAAATGAGTTTGTATGCGGCGTCTAAATGGGCAGCGGTCGGCTGGAGCGACTCCTTAAGGATCGAACTAGCAAAGACCGGGCACCGAAACATCAAAGTCACCACGGTCTGCCCAACCTATATTTCGACCGGAATGTTTGCCGGCGTCAAATCCATTTTGCTCACACCCTTGCTCTCGCCAGAAGACGTAGTCAACAAAGTCTGGCACGCGCTCAAGGTGGGCAAGCCGTATTTGATCATGCCCTGGACTACACCAACTGGGAAAGGTACTCAAGGGCATCCTGCCGGTGCGCGCCTGGGACGTTTTAGCGGATAA
- a CDS encoding TetR/AcrR family transcriptional regulator, translating to MTFYRHFGSVPEAVRLALTREFEQVVTTVSSLTAAGNARERLVQFAVAGVRAYAADPMVLSIVARDPELLMPYLTERFGASQELILAAMAPLLGAGIEDRSVEVSEITATMVLILMQAVAVPAKTLAGRGQLESALEELALILDVFLDPAKRERASGTGAG from the coding sequence ATGACTTTTTACCGGCACTTCGGCTCGGTGCCTGAGGCCGTGCGGTTGGCACTGACTCGCGAATTTGAACAGGTAGTGACTACCGTATCGAGCCTCACTGCCGCCGGAAATGCGCGAGAACGCCTGGTGCAATTCGCAGTGGCTGGCGTTCGGGCGTATGCGGCAGACCCCATGGTGCTGTCCATTGTGGCAAGGGACCCAGAGCTGTTGATGCCCTATTTGACGGAGCGCTTTGGTGCCAGTCAGGAGCTGATTTTGGCAGCGATGGCACCCTTGCTAGGAGCCGGAATCGAGGATCGCTCGGTAGAAGTCAGCGAGATCACCGCCACGATGGTTTTGATCTTGATGCAGGCAGTTGCAGTGCCGGCGAAAACCCTTGCGGGCCGAGGGCAGCTTGAATCGGCGCTTGAAGAACTGGCGCTAATTCTTGATGTATTTCTCGATCCTGCTAAGCGTGAGCGGGCCAGCGGCACCGGCGCGGGCTAA